A section of the Babylonia areolata isolate BAREFJ2019XMU chromosome 1, ASM4173473v1, whole genome shotgun sequence genome encodes:
- the LOC143285462 gene encoding uncharacterized protein LOC143285462, translated as MMNKPDLDVDSIISQLLSVKDHPGKQVQLPESQIRQLCQLSRAIFLEQPMLVELEAPVNICGDIHGQYDDLLRHFDMCGYPPQCNYLFLGDYVDRGKRSLETICLVLAYKIRYPNNFFLLRGNHECASINRIYGFYDECKRRYNIKLWKTFTDCFNCLPIAAIVEGTIFCMHGGLSPDLNSLDQLKDIERPLDVPDHGLICDLLWSDPDDDITGWGENDRGVSYTFGGDVVKEVLRKFDCSLITRAHQVVEDGYQFFEKRKLVTLFSAPNYCGEFDNAAAVMIVTADLTCSFKILPPEKGKKAVVNNKNKK; from the exons atgatgaaTAAACCTGACCTGGATGTGGATTCCATCATCTCACAGCTCCTGTCTGTCAAAGATCATCCAGGAAAGCAG GTTCAGTTACCAGAGTCCCAAATAAGACAGCTGTGTCAGCTGTCAAGGGCTATTTTCCTTGAGCAACCTATGCTCGTTGAGCTGGAAGCCCCTGTGAACATTTGTGGTGATATCCATGGGCAGTATGATGATCTACTGCGTCACTTTGACATGTGCGGCTACCCACCACAGTGCAATTATCTCTTTCTGGGTGACTATGTTGACAG GGGGAAGCGTTCTCTGGAAACAATATGCTTGGTGCTGGCTTACAAGATCAGATACCCgaacaacttttttcttcttcgtggcAATCATGAATGTGCATCTATTAACAG GATATATGGCTTTTATGATGAATGTAAACGGCGCTACAACATCAAGTTATGGAAAACATTCACAGACTGCTTCAACTGTCTGCCAATTG CGGCCATTGTTGAAGGGACTATATTCTGCATGCATGGAGGATTGTCTCCTGATCTCAACAGTCTTGACCAG CTGAAAGACATTGAGCGGCCTTTGGATGTGCCTGACCATGGGTTGATTTGTGATCTACTGTGGTCAGATCCTGATGAT GACATCACAGGGTGGGGAGAGAACGACCGTGGTGTCTCCTACACGTTTGGCGGGGATGTGGTCAAGGAGGTTCTACGTAAATTTGACTGCAGTTTGATCACAAGGGCTCACCAG GTTGTGGAAGATGGCTACCAGTTCTTTGAAAAGAGAAAG TTGGTAACACTGTTTAGTGCACCCAATTACTGTGGGGAATTTGACAATGCGGCAGCTGTAATGATCGTCACTGCAGACTTGACTTGCTCATTCAAGATACTACCA ccagagaaaggaaaaaaggcagtggtgaacaacaagaacaagaaatga